Proteins encoded together in one Marinobacter sp. Arc7-DN-1 window:
- a CDS encoding 6-phosphofructokinase: MAIKNAFYAQSGGVTAVINASACGVIQTARKHPDKIGKVFAGRNGIIGALREELIDTSLESDDAIQALIHTPGGAFGSCRHKLKNISENRREYERLIEVFRAHDIGYFFYNGGGDSQDTAYKVSQIADKMGYPITCIGVPKTVDNDLPFTDCCPGFGSVAKYIATSTLEASLDIKSMCETSTKVFILEVMGRHAGWIAASGGLAGQGEGEPPHIILFPEIPFDRETFLARVDHCVREYGYCVVVASEGAQYEDGRFLADAGAKDAFGHTQLGGVAPALANMVKQALGHKYHWAVADYLQRSARHIASATDVEQAYAVGKAAVEMALDGKQALMPTIVREQAKPYRWKIGEAPLSDVANQEKKMPIHYITDDGFGITQDCRDYLEPLIFGESFPPFDNGLPRVARLQNTLTEKKLKTGFQL, encoded by the coding sequence ATGGCCATCAAGAACGCATTTTACGCTCAGTCCGGTGGTGTCACCGCCGTCATCAATGCCAGTGCCTGCGGGGTTATCCAGACCGCCCGCAAGCATCCGGACAAGATCGGCAAGGTATTCGCCGGACGCAACGGCATTATCGGAGCGCTGAGAGAGGAGCTGATTGATACCAGCCTTGAAAGCGATGATGCCATCCAGGCGCTGATTCACACCCCCGGGGGCGCTTTTGGCTCCTGTCGCCACAAGCTCAAGAACATCTCCGAGAACCGTCGCGAATACGAGCGCCTGATCGAAGTATTCCGGGCCCACGATATTGGTTACTTCTTCTACAACGGCGGCGGAGATTCCCAGGACACCGCCTACAAGGTCTCCCAGATCGCCGACAAGATGGGCTACCCCATTACCTGCATCGGGGTTCCGAAAACCGTGGACAATGACCTGCCGTTCACCGACTGCTGCCCGGGCTTCGGCTCGGTGGCCAAGTACATTGCCACCTCAACCCTGGAAGCCAGTCTGGACATCAAGTCCATGTGCGAGACGTCCACCAAGGTGTTCATCCTGGAGGTAATGGGGCGCCATGCCGGCTGGATTGCCGCATCCGGCGGGCTGGCCGGACAGGGCGAGGGCGAGCCGCCGCACATTATCCTGTTCCCGGAAATTCCCTTTGATCGCGAAACCTTCCTGGCCCGCGTGGACCACTGCGTCAGGGAGTATGGCTACTGTGTTGTCGTCGCCTCCGAAGGTGCCCAGTACGAAGACGGCCGATTCCTGGCCGACGCCGGTGCCAAGGATGCCTTTGGTCATACCCAGCTTGGCGGCGTTGCCCCCGCCCTGGCGAATATGGTAAAGCAGGCCCTGGGCCACAAGTACCACTGGGCCGTGGCTGACTACCTCCAGCGCAGCGCCCGCCACATTGCCTCCGCCACCGATGTGGAACAGGCCTATGCCGTCGGCAAGGCCGCGGTGGAAATGGCCCTGGATGGCAAACAGGCACTGATGCCGACCATCGTTCGCGAACAGGCGAAGCCTTACCGCTGGAAGATTGGCGAAGCGCCGCTGAGTGACGTGGCGAACCAGGAAAAGAAGATGCCGATTCACTACATCACGGACGATGGTTTTGGCATCACCCAGGATTGCCGGGACTATCTGGAACCCCTGATTTTCGGGGAGAGCTTCCCGCCGTTCGACAATGGGCTGCCGCGGGTTGCCAGACTGCAGAACACGCTCACCGAGAAGAAGCTGAAAACCGGGTTCCAGCTCTAG
- a CDS encoding GrxA family glutaredoxin, translating to MEQVTIYGRSSCGFCVRAKDLCEARNIPYVWVDMIEKGMSKQDIADSIGRPVYTVPQIQVGNRYVGGFDQFYAYVRDHEAELVR from the coding sequence ATGGAGCAGGTCACGATTTACGGCCGTTCAAGTTGTGGATTCTGTGTTCGGGCAAAGGACTTGTGTGAGGCCAGGAACATCCCGTATGTCTGGGTCGATATGATCGAAAAAGGCATGAGCAAACAGGACATCGCCGACAGCATTGGTCGGCCGGTATACACCGTGCCGCAGATCCAGGTGGGCAATCGGTATGTGGGTGGGTTCGATCAGTTCTATGCCTATGTGCGGGACCACGAAGCGGAACTGGTCCGTTAA
- the mpl gene encoding UDP-N-acetylmuramate:L-alanyl-gamma-D-glutamyl-meso-diaminopimelate ligase, which produces MHIHILGICGTFMGSLAVLARELGHTVTGSDQGVYPPMSTQLEAQGISLMEGYSPDHLEPKPDLVLIGNAMSRGNAEVEAVLNRNIDYMSGPEWLAREVLRHRWVMAVAGTHGKTTTTAMLLWILDQAGFQPGYLVGGVPRDFPVSARLGNSDFFVIEADEYDSAFFDKRSKFIHYRPHTLILNNLEFDHADIFENVEAIERQFHHLVRTVPSQGLIVRPAIDAHLDNALAMGCWSQVQDTAIGSETPRMSDWRAELLSEDGSRFLVIHHEQPVATLKWDQTGLHNVRNALSAIAAARHVGVTPDHAVAALCRFSGVRRRMELLADIGGVRVYDDFAHHPTAIATTLEGLRNRVGEEPILALIEPRSNTMKQGVHQQTLLPSAEAADRVLWANLNDMDWLLALISSWQQDNAGSDLHRIEVSVENLIARVLEDLPSPCHIVIMSNGGFGGIHGKLIAELERIRG; this is translated from the coding sequence ATGCACATTCATATCCTCGGAATCTGTGGCACCTTCATGGGCAGCCTGGCTGTTCTCGCCCGGGAGCTCGGGCACACCGTGACCGGGTCCGATCAGGGCGTATATCCACCCATGAGCACCCAGTTGGAGGCCCAGGGCATCAGCCTGATGGAAGGTTACAGCCCGGATCACCTGGAGCCGAAGCCGGATCTTGTGCTGATCGGTAACGCCATGTCCCGTGGTAACGCCGAAGTGGAAGCCGTGCTCAACCGCAACATCGACTATATGTCCGGTCCGGAATGGCTGGCCCGTGAGGTGCTGAGGCACCGGTGGGTCATGGCGGTAGCCGGTACTCATGGCAAGACCACCACGACTGCCATGCTGCTTTGGATACTGGATCAGGCCGGTTTTCAGCCCGGCTATCTGGTGGGCGGTGTGCCCCGGGACTTTCCGGTGTCGGCGCGTCTGGGTAACAGTGATTTCTTTGTCATCGAGGCGGATGAATATGACAGCGCCTTTTTCGACAAGCGCTCCAAGTTCATCCATTACCGCCCCCACACCCTGATCCTGAACAACCTGGAGTTCGATCACGCGGATATTTTCGAGAACGTCGAAGCCATTGAGCGACAGTTTCATCACCTGGTCCGAACCGTTCCCTCCCAGGGCCTGATCGTCCGGCCGGCCATCGATGCGCATCTGGATAATGCCCTCGCCATGGGCTGCTGGAGCCAGGTGCAGGACACCGCCATCGGCAGCGAAACCCCGCGCATGTCGGACTGGCGCGCCGAGCTGCTGTCCGAGGACGGCAGCCGGTTTCTGGTGATTCACCACGAACAGCCGGTGGCGACTCTGAAATGGGATCAGACCGGTCTCCACAATGTCCGCAACGCCCTGTCTGCCATCGCCGCCGCCCGCCATGTCGGTGTCACCCCCGATCATGCCGTGGCGGCCCTGTGCCGGTTCTCCGGCGTCAGGCGGCGGATGGAGCTGCTGGCGGATATCGGGGGCGTGCGCGTCTACGACGATTTTGCCCACCACCCGACGGCCATTGCCACCACCCTTGAGGGCCTGCGCAACCGGGTTGGTGAGGAACCGATTCTGGCTTTGATTGAACCGCGCTCAAATACCATGAAGCAGGGTGTCCATCAGCAGACACTGCTGCCCAGCGCCGAGGCGGCCGACCGGGTTTTGTGGGCCAACCTGAATGACATGGACTGGCTGCTGGCCCTGATTTCCAGTTGGCAGCAAGACAATGCCGGGTCTGATTTGCACCGGATTGAGGTCTCTGTGGAGAATCTGATAGCCCGGGTACTGGAAGATCTGCCCAGCCCCTGCCACATTGTGATCATGAGCAACGGAGGGTTTGGCGGTATTCACGGTAAACTCATTGCCGAACTTGAGCGTATTCGTGGCTGA
- a CDS encoding YqaA family protein: MAYLTLFLTAFAAATLLPAYSEILLGTMISQDYSWWWLWFWATLGNTLGSVVNGVIGRQVDRFKHKRWFPVSELQLHKARNRFNRYGQWSLLMGWLPLGGDALTLVGGIMRVPWLNFVILVAIGKGTRYAFVLWLVAEASGASSPSP; encoded by the coding sequence GTGGCCTACCTGACGCTATTTCTGACTGCATTCGCCGCCGCCACGCTGCTGCCCGCGTACTCGGAAATTCTGCTTGGCACCATGATTAGCCAGGACTACTCCTGGTGGTGGCTCTGGTTCTGGGCAACGCTGGGCAATACGCTTGGCTCGGTCGTTAACGGAGTTATCGGCCGGCAAGTGGACCGCTTCAAGCACAAACGCTGGTTTCCGGTCAGCGAACTGCAGCTGCACAAGGCGCGGAACCGTTTCAATCGTTATGGCCAGTGGTCACTGCTGATGGGCTGGCTGCCCCTGGGGGGCGACGCGCTGACCCTGGTGGGTGGCATTATGCGCGTGCCCTGGCTGAACTTCGTTATTCTGGTGGCTATCGGCAAGGGCACCCGCTACGCCTTCGTGCTCTGGCTGGTGGCGGAAGCATCCGGGGCATCGTCACCCTCACCATAG